Within Colias croceus chromosome 27, ilColCroc2.1, the genomic segment aagacacataaaactgaaaggatagaataaattcgattgctcaggcgggtcacgagtggctgagttggttaggcatccgccccggaatggcgcgaaggatgcgggttcgagtcccgcctcgtgatcgaattttttctattctttataaatttatatttataaagcatttgaatgccataaaaaccaaaaaatataaattcaagaaaaggtcgtgttccatcgttacaatattgtattcactgaaaagtgcttcatattggttgagatggttgttaaatcatctcaatagatggcgcgcagtgtgtcccttagacacataaaactgaaaggatagaataaatgcgattgctcaggcgggtcacgagtggctgagttggttaggcatccgccccggaatggcgcgaaggatgcgggttcgagtcccgcctcgtgatcgaattttttctattctttataaatttataatattaagtattataatattttcatctgCATTTATGTAACTATTgcatgtaaattgtaaagtacatattataaatataagaatgTCCTAAGTACGAACTGTGGTACGAACTACGAAcgaatttttaatatagaaaCAGGTCATTACCTATCGGGTCATTCTATAAACTCtgtgtgtaaaaaaaattaagtacctacctgcTTAGTGTTATGTGggttttatttaggtagcCGGATTATTGAATTGTATAGGCCATAGGGcataagtattaaatttatatcgaccattgtattaaaaaataaacaaaaatgtgtgcgtgtactagtgtacacacgtaagaagtgaaacttctttatgaccttaataataataaataaaatttactacTTAGGTaccaactttacagaaatacgtcaaatcacgcgtgtagggataagaaaaagatggcgcgtaacggaaaaatgttacactaaatttttttccaaccccgataaataagtttcacttcaaaaacattgCTTTCTAATCGTgtatttttctgaaataaataataaggtagtaaaatcaaaattttaaatattttaactccCTATTTTATATCTGGTaagcaaaataattttgaatgcaACGCACATGGCAACTCTGACACAAAATGTCCGACGGCAATCTCCAAAGTGATGTAGAAGAAGCGCCGTGTgctaaaaaatctaaaattgaACTTCAAAATGAGAAAAGTGATAAAGATAGTcaaatagaattaaataatttcatccCTACTAAGGTTTTAAACAATAACACTAATAGAAAAGCAGTGTTTCTACTCGGAAAATTTAAAGACAAAAGTGGTGTGGCTATAGTGATTTTGGagaaaaatgcatttaaaGAAGAGGAATTAAGCGACGAAGGATATTTTTCTTCTGAAACAAGAATTCACACATTCTTTAAGAACGATATTTATGGAAATTTTGAGTGCTATCCGATATCAAAAATTAATGgtaagatttcatttttacGAAACTCTCGTCTTATTTTTATCCAGTATTCATCATgcattcttattttatttccgACATTATTTCGATATGAGTAAGCATTCTACTTTGAATTGAACTACTCAGTATATTAGTCATAACTCCTAAcacttttaacatttaatttaaaataattttgcattGTTACTATCAAAGATGTCAAAGGtctttaacaaataaaattatctttactCTCACGCgtgtagaaattaaattaccCAAAACAATAACTAAATGTATTGgatattagtacttattacTGCCATATGGTTGTAAATCCTTTCACACGTCGTGttgtaatttttaagatattaaCGTCATATATACGTAATAGTCgtgattttataatttaaataccgGAATTATACACCAATATTATCATTACAATAATCAGATTTTGATTCTTACTCATTAGGAACAAGAAAAACCTCTTTACCTGAGTATTGTGTGACCTTGTAGGGAAATAAAGGTTTTTGCTTATCATTATTCAAATTAGTCTAATTTATTAGTACTGtctgttttgtatttattgtgCTCATTATTTAACTCGACTATAAAATATGTCAAGATAACTATGTATGGGATCTATGAATTAAGGTTACATGCTTTGTAATAAGTCATATTGAACTATAGAAATTTAAATCTGTAAGCTATTTAAAATACAGGCACTATAAACAAAGTCATTTTATCCAACTTTTTGTaaagaattttaaatgaaaaccaAAATTCACTGTAATAAGCGATTGGTCTATGTAACCGGAGTCATAATAAAAGGACTCTACTGTATTATATAATCAAACTTAACAATAAACATCTTAAGGTCCTGTATAAATGTGAcctttattttgtacattacATTGTCAACATTTCTCTAACATGAGAAAACAATTTTAGCATTTTGcaaagtaaaagaaaataaaaaaccacaataataaaataaactcatgaaattatattgaattatcAATAAATTCTGTCTGTTTAAAACAGGTCAAAAATTGAGTCTACAGGAGAAGCGTGTTGAAAACACgaacacaaaatatatattgtctTTTTATTCACAGGAGTCAAaactacaataatttatcCCGCTACTGAAAAGCATATAGCAAAGTATAGCAAGCAGGAGGTACATATTGTTTTAGAATCTCCCGACTGCTATAAAAATCTGACACTACCACATTTAGAGAAGGAGCAATTTAATTTACAGGtatgttttgtatttatttactatctGTGCATGCAACTTCATACATGGAATTATAAAACTAGCCaaaggtaattaaaatatttaaatatcagCTATCTGGTGAGTCTCGTCAAATTTGGTCTATCCGTTCCAGATATAAGTAGAACcagttatataaaaattgtaaaaaaaatgtatttctgCACTAATAAACATTAAGTAAAAAgtctaattttaatacaaaaacatacaccaattttatgtatttgtattacatacagataaaaaatacatatgacTCATAGTGAAAGGTTTTAGTGAATTGAAGGTTGTGATCATTTTGCTGTACTATACATATTACGTAGGTACATAGtgaagtaataaaatacatgaATTCACAGTTACGCAATTTGTCATGGTCCCTTTGTTTGCTGCAATTTCTTAGTTTATTTTGGtctgtttatttcaataatgaatAAGAATTTTATTGACAGATTGTTTATTCTTACTTGTACTTATTTCTATGgtgtatttgtaataaatacttttgttTGTCAAAATGATTTTGgccttgtttgtttgtatttcattttatcatgaatttagttttatattaatccAATTTATGTTAAACTTTGTATACATATATCTGTGAATAAATATGGTTATCTTGTTACAGTGGGTCTACAACATACTAGAAGGCAAGAGCGAAGCAGACAGAGTCGTCTACAATAACGAGAGTGAAACGGAGGGCTTTGTGCTCGTCCCAGATCTAAAGTGGGACGGACTGACCAAAGAATCATTATATCTCTTGGCTATTGTGAGACAGAGGAATATTAAATCGTTGAGAGATTTAAATGGAAGTCATTTGCCGTTGTTAAAGAGGATAAGGGACGAAGGAAAGGTGAGAAAAACAGTGTTTGTGTATTTAAGAAtgatatttagttatttatagaGCGTACATAACATTGCATGTATTgcaaaactagctgtgccccgcggtttcacccgcatggctccgttcctgttggtgttagcgtgataatatatccccaatagccttcctcagtaaatgagctatctaagaccgaaagaatttttcaaatcagaccagtagttcctgagattagcgcgttcaaacattagtatagataaggtATTTTGATGGCTAAACAGTCATTTCTTCCGGACAAACTGAAGATTCGTTAaagtaaaacataatatgcaataaaatataaatagttagcaaataagaataataattcaataaacaaatctTATCACTTAAATCGAAAGTGTTTAAATGTATACGAGAAAAACTATGATATTATCATGGTTGCATAATTGAAAATACTAAGAAGCTTATTATTCTAAGTGGGACTAATACAAATTATGTCATGTTCTGATAGAGTATAGTAATTGGATCAACTTAAGTAGGTGTTTGTATAGATGTATCTTCTTGATCCTTTAAGTTTATATGCTTTAagaattaagtac encodes:
- the LOC123703805 gene encoding m7GpppX diphosphatase, with protein sequence MSDGNLQSDVEEAPCAKKSKIELQNEKSDKDSQIELNNFIPTKVLNNNTNRKAVFLLGKFKDKSGVAIVILEKNAFKEEELSDEGYFSSETRIHTFFKNDIYGNFECYPISKINGVKTTIIYPATEKHIAKYSKQEVHIVLESPDCYKNLTLPHLEKEQFNLQWVYNILEGKSEADRVVYNNESETEGFVLVPDLKWDGLTKESLYLLAIVRQRNIKSLRDLNGSHLPLLKRIRDEGKKAILDKYNVPGSQLRIYLHYQPSFYHLHIHFTYLQHEAPGIYAEKSHLLDTVIDNIEIMNDYYNKATLPFTIREMDTLFNIYETNGYVEKIKKIINK